The Halobacterium litoreum genome includes a region encoding these proteins:
- a CDS encoding acyl-CoA dehydrogenase family protein: MSLNLLSEDLVPERARDVKRDAREFAAEHIAPNAEEYYRTGDYPREILEAGMDAGLVAQDIGEEYGGRGLDLTQILAIAEEFYRADAGIALTLQLASFGAEMLEEYGSDEQKERFLRPVAENDQITGLAVSEPEVGSDLAGMQTTAEKDGDEYVLNGEKYWIGNGVEADWLTVYAKTGDTDDRYMNYSLFAVPTDTAGYDAEHIPEKMGMRASKQAHVVFDDCRVPEENLIGSEGAGFMMLADFFNHGRVVVGGHGLGLAAAALEEAWDFVHDREEFGRTVSDFQAVQHDLADMRTEFEAARALNYRAAEKVESYDNPGLWAAMAKTKSTEVAMDNAERGMQFHGGRSVLTDRRIARVYRDVRIPVIYEGANEIQRNLIYRQSGEQ; the protein is encoded by the coding sequence ATGAGCCTGAATCTGCTCTCCGAGGACCTCGTTCCCGAGCGCGCCCGCGACGTGAAGCGGGACGCCCGAGAGTTCGCCGCCGAACACATCGCGCCGAACGCCGAGGAGTACTACCGCACCGGGGACTACCCACGGGAGATTCTGGAAGCCGGGATGGACGCCGGACTCGTCGCCCAAGACATCGGCGAGGAGTACGGCGGCCGCGGCCTCGATTTGACCCAGATTCTCGCCATCGCCGAGGAGTTCTACCGCGCTGACGCCGGTATCGCGCTCACGCTCCAACTCGCGAGTTTCGGCGCGGAGATGCTAGAGGAGTACGGCTCCGACGAGCAGAAGGAACGCTTCCTGCGCCCGGTCGCCGAGAACGACCAGATTACGGGGCTCGCCGTCTCCGAGCCGGAAGTCGGCTCCGACCTCGCGGGGATGCAGACGACCGCCGAGAAAGACGGCGACGAGTACGTCCTGAACGGCGAGAAGTACTGGATCGGTAACGGCGTCGAGGCGGACTGGCTGACGGTGTACGCGAAGACCGGCGACACTGACGACCGGTACATGAACTACTCGCTGTTCGCGGTGCCAACGGATACCGCGGGCTACGACGCCGAGCACATCCCCGAGAAGATGGGGATGCGCGCGTCCAAGCAGGCCCACGTCGTCTTCGACGACTGCCGTGTCCCCGAGGAGAACCTCATCGGGAGCGAGGGGGCCGGCTTCATGATGCTCGCGGACTTCTTCAACCACGGCCGCGTCGTCGTCGGCGGGCACGGCCTCGGTCTCGCCGCCGCCGCCCTCGAAGAGGCGTGGGACTTCGTCCACGACCGCGAGGAGTTCGGTCGCACGGTCTCGGACTTCCAGGCCGTCCAGCACGACCTCGCGGACATGCGCACGGAGTTCGAGGCGGCCCGCGCGCTGAACTACCGCGCCGCCGAGAAGGTCGAGTCCTACGACAACCCCGGCCTGTGGGCGGCGATGGCGAAGACGAAGTCCACGGAGGTCGCGATGGACAACGCCGAGCGCGGGATGCAGTTCCACGGCGGCCGCTCCGTGTTGACCGACCGCCGCATCGCCCGCGTCTACCGGGACGTCCGCATCCCGGTCATCTACGAGGGCGCCAACGAGATTCAGCGCAACCTGATTTATCGGCAGTCGGGGGAGCAGTAG
- a CDS encoding PHP domain-containing protein, protein MPTTRVDLHVKVLDDEVVRRAKDAGVEVLVYAPHFTRLGEIRERAAEFSDDDLLVVPGREVFTGSYRDRKHVLAVGLEAGVPDFVTLDGALTELDRQGAAVLAPHPDFLTVSLTPTDVERLRDRVDAVETYNPKHLPHHNRRASSLASAHDVPEFGSSYAHRPETVGEVWTAFDAAIDSASDLVDALKDGVSRRVEHRNGARHRARCLAEQLHLAYENTWEKVDRLLLSGMEPTHPRHIAYDGKFDDVAVY, encoded by the coding sequence GTGCCGACGACACGGGTCGACCTCCACGTGAAGGTGTTAGACGACGAGGTCGTGCGACGGGCGAAGGACGCAGGCGTCGAGGTGTTGGTGTACGCGCCACACTTCACGCGACTCGGCGAAATCCGGGAGCGGGCCGCCGAGTTCTCCGACGACGACCTGCTGGTGGTCCCCGGTCGCGAGGTGTTCACGGGGTCGTACCGCGACCGGAAGCACGTGCTCGCGGTCGGCCTGGAAGCGGGCGTCCCGGACTTCGTGACCCTGGACGGCGCGCTCACCGAACTCGACCGGCAGGGCGCCGCCGTGCTCGCTCCCCACCCGGACTTCCTCACGGTGAGCCTGACGCCGACGGACGTCGAGCGCCTGCGAGACCGCGTCGACGCCGTGGAGACGTACAACCCGAAACACCTCCCGCACCACAACCGCCGCGCATCCTCGCTCGCGAGCGCACACGACGTCCCCGAGTTCGGGTCGTCGTACGCCCACCGCCCCGAGACTGTCGGCGAAGTGTGGACGGCCTTCGACGCCGCCATCGACTCCGCGAGCGACCTCGTGGACGCGCTCAAGGACGGCGTTTCTCGGCGCGTCGAACACCGGAACGGCGCCCGCCACCGCGCTCGCTGTCTCGCGGAGCAACTCCACCTCGCGTACGAGAACACGTGGGAGAAAGTCGACCGACTGTTGCTCTCGGGGATGGAGCCGACCCACCCCCGTCACATCGCGTACGACGGGAAGTTCGACGACGTCGCGGTCTACTAG
- a CDS encoding metal-dependent hydrolase, whose amino-acid sequence MNKGDHVLNGILLGIGLGYVLYPDGDLQTLETVAAVTIPAVLGALFPDVDTDFGKHRKTLHNLPVLAVLYAFPFYFGNLQWVWVGVASHYVLDVVGSKRGIALFYPLWDEEFGLPVGVTTSSKYATLATVIITVLELAAVAAALYVAPQYVPTDAVNTLV is encoded by the coding sequence ATGAACAAGGGCGACCACGTCCTCAACGGAATTCTGCTCGGCATCGGCCTCGGTTACGTGCTCTATCCGGACGGCGACCTCCAGACGCTGGAGACCGTCGCCGCCGTCACCATCCCGGCCGTGCTCGGCGCGCTGTTCCCCGACGTCGACACCGACTTCGGGAAACACCGCAAGACGCTCCACAACCTCCCCGTGCTCGCCGTGCTGTACGCGTTCCCGTTCTACTTCGGGAACCTCCAGTGGGTGTGGGTCGGCGTCGCCAGCCACTACGTCCTCGACGTCGTCGGGAGCAAGCGCGGCATCGCCCTGTTCTACCCGCTCTGGGACGAGGAGTTCGGCCTACCCGTCGGCGTTACCACGTCCTCGAAGTACGCCACGCTCGCCACCGTCATCATCACCGTGCTCGAGCTCGCGGCCGTCGCGGCGGCGCTCTACGTCGCGCCCCAGTACGTCCCGACGGACGCGGTCAACACGCTCGTCTAG
- a CDS encoding CinA family protein, whose amino-acid sequence MREHAADPPIEETLGDALREAGHTIATAESCTGGLIGSLLTDVPGSSDYFDRSLVTYTYDAKLDSGVSREALDEHGAVSEPVAREMAQAARDRAGATWGVATTGIAGPSGGTEEKPVGTVYIGVAYAGDWGTGESYTTVERREFDGDRLAIKEQIARGALRAAASELETVR is encoded by the coding sequence ATGCGCGAGCACGCCGCCGACCCGCCGATAGAGGAGACGCTCGGGGACGCGCTCCGGGAGGCCGGGCACACCATCGCCACCGCCGAGTCCTGCACGGGCGGGCTCATCGGCTCCCTGCTCACGGACGTCCCCGGCTCCTCGGACTACTTCGACCGGAGCCTCGTCACGTACACGTACGACGCGAAACTCGACTCCGGCGTCAGCCGCGAGGCCTTAGACGAACACGGCGCGGTGAGCGAACCGGTCGCCCGCGAGATGGCACAGGCCGCCCGCGACCGCGCCGGCGCGACGTGGGGCGTCGCCACCACCGGCATCGCCGGCCCGTCGGGCGGCACCGAGGAGAAGCCAGTCGGCACCGTCTACATCGGCGTCGCGTACGCCGGCGACTGGGGGACGGGCGAGTCCTACACGACCGTCGAGCGCCGCGAGTTCGACGGCGACCGCCTCGCAATCAAAGAACAGATAGCCCGCGGTGCGCTCCGTGCCGCGGCGTCGGAACTCGAAACGGTGAGGTAG
- a CDS encoding nuclear transport factor 2 family protein: MSLRERVHAYYDAVDDGRVDDLLALFADDVVYERPGQSPIEGKAELAEFYREDRPLTDGTHEIETVAVDGDRAAVRGTFEGKQDGDPVTFGFADFHTFEDGDIAERHTFTDRDAV, encoded by the coding sequence GTGTCACTTCGAGAGCGCGTCCACGCGTACTACGACGCCGTGGACGACGGCCGCGTCGACGACCTGCTCGCGCTGTTCGCCGACGACGTGGTGTACGAACGCCCCGGCCAGTCGCCCATCGAGGGGAAGGCCGAACTCGCCGAATTCTACCGGGAGGACCGCCCGCTCACCGACGGCACGCACGAAATCGAGACGGTGGCCGTCGACGGCGACCGGGCGGCAGTCCGCGGAACCTTCGAGGGGAAGCAGGACGGCGACCCCGTGACCTTCGGGTTCGCGGACTTCCACACGTTCGAGGACGGCGACATCGCGGAACGACACACGTTCACCGACCGCGACGCCGTCTGA
- a CDS encoding pyridoxal phosphate-dependent aminotransferase: MEYEEPLFFRVMEYAAHADGDIVDMVSGNPDWGSPPAVAEGLHEYADTGGREFQYPPSEGLRELREEIAARRQVDESQVIVTNGGGEANYLAMGRALERNAGDEVVMTDPVYPYYPGKTTMLGGTQRFVETAADGSLDPEDVREAASEDTACILVNTPNNPTGAVYGEDAMREFVAIAEENDAILVSDEVYDHFDFSGEFASALQFDSPNRIVTNSFSKSLAITGFRVGYCIADEEHADPMKSRHMLTNVASSRPAQAAVLHALRETDADYYRESRELLRERVETFTAALDDAGAEYTTPDGAFYVMARFPDFPGTLENTYELIDEAGVAGMPGAGFGSARDDWLRFALVTPRVEEAADRLADYFA; encoded by the coding sequence ATGGAGTACGAGGAACCGCTGTTCTTCCGCGTGATGGAGTACGCGGCCCACGCCGACGGCGACATCGTGGACATGGTCTCGGGCAACCCCGACTGGGGGTCGCCGCCCGCCGTCGCCGAGGGCCTCCACGAGTACGCCGACACGGGCGGCCGGGAGTTCCAGTACCCGCCCAGCGAGGGGCTCCGGGAACTCCGCGAGGAAATCGCGGCGCGCCGGCAGGTCGACGAGTCGCAGGTCATCGTGACCAACGGCGGCGGCGAGGCGAACTACCTCGCGATGGGGCGCGCGCTCGAACGCAACGCCGGCGACGAGGTCGTCATGACCGACCCGGTCTATCCGTACTATCCGGGAAAGACGACGATGCTCGGCGGCACTCAGCGCTTCGTGGAGACGGCCGCGGACGGCAGTCTCGACCCCGAGGACGTGCGCGAGGCCGCGAGCGAGGACACCGCGTGCATCCTCGTGAACACGCCGAACAATCCGACCGGCGCGGTGTACGGCGAGGACGCGATGCGGGAGTTCGTCGCAATCGCCGAAGAGAACGACGCTATCCTCGTCAGCGACGAGGTGTACGACCACTTCGACTTCTCCGGCGAGTTCGCGAGCGCGCTCCAGTTCGACTCGCCGAACCGCATCGTCACCAACTCGTTCTCGAAATCCCTCGCCATCACAGGGTTCCGCGTGGGCTACTGCATCGCCGACGAGGAACACGCCGACCCGATGAAGTCCCGACACATGCTGACGAACGTCGCCTCCAGCCGGCCGGCGCAGGCCGCCGTCCTGCACGCGCTTCGCGAGACGGACGCCGACTACTACCGGGAGAGCCGGGAACTGCTCCGGGAGCGCGTGGAGACGTTCACGGCGGCGCTGGACGACGCGGGCGCCGAGTACACGACGCCGGACGGCGCGTTCTACGTGATGGCGCGCTTCCCCGACTTCCCGGGGACGCTGGAGAACACGTACGAACTCATCGACGAGGCGGGCGTCGCGGGGATGCCCGGCGCCGGGTTCGGGAGCGCGCGCGACGACTGGCTCAGGTTCGCGCTCGTGACGCCGCGGGTCGAGGAGGCGGCCGACCGCCTCGCCGACTACTTCGCCTGA
- a CDS encoding ArsA family ATPase: protein MDELEVEAVDSLDPGVTTGTAEYVLYGGKGGVGKTTMAAATALASANEGTNTLVVSTDPAHSLSDTLGAEIASRPAQIRPELPLWGVEIDPDDALSRAGMFGQDGGFAGGLDALLGGTAGESGDDAAMMPGADEAAAMQLLLEYMDDDRFDRVVVDTAPTGHTLRLLELPEVLDSMVGRMMQMRERLGGMMDGLKGMFGQGEDDDQPLGDMDAVKERVERLRAVLTDPARTDFRVVLVPEEMSVMESQRLVERLDEYGVPVGTVVVNRVMEPLADVADVPTDAFVAPNHESCEFCARRWDVQQRALAEAQDLFRGHDVKRVPLLAEEVRGERPLRVVAACLD from the coding sequence ATGGACGAACTGGAGGTCGAGGCGGTCGACTCGCTCGACCCAGGCGTGACCACGGGCACCGCCGAGTACGTGCTGTACGGCGGGAAGGGCGGCGTCGGGAAGACGACGATGGCGGCGGCGACGGCGCTCGCGTCCGCGAACGAGGGCACGAACACGCTCGTCGTGTCGACGGACCCCGCGCACTCGCTGTCGGACACGCTCGGCGCCGAAATCGCGTCCCGGCCGGCGCAGATTCGCCCCGAGTTGCCGCTGTGGGGCGTCGAAATCGACCCCGACGACGCGCTCTCGCGGGCGGGGATGTTCGGGCAGGACGGCGGCTTCGCGGGCGGGCTGGACGCCCTGCTCGGCGGCACCGCGGGCGAATCCGGCGACGACGCCGCGATGATGCCCGGCGCCGACGAGGCCGCCGCGATGCAACTGCTCTTGGAGTACATGGACGACGACCGCTTCGACCGCGTCGTCGTGGACACCGCGCCGACCGGGCACACGCTCCGCCTGCTGGAACTCCCCGAGGTCTTGGACTCGATGGTGGGGCGGATGATGCAGATGCGCGAGCGCCTCGGCGGGATGATGGACGGCCTGAAGGGGATGTTCGGGCAGGGCGAGGACGACGACCAACCGCTCGGCGACATGGACGCCGTGAAAGAGCGCGTCGAGCGCCTGCGCGCCGTGCTCACCGACCCCGCCAGAACTGACTTCCGCGTCGTTCTGGTGCCCGAGGAGATGAGCGTCATGGAGTCCCAGCGACTCGTCGAGCGCCTCGACGAGTACGGCGTGCCGGTCGGGACCGTCGTCGTGAACCGCGTGATGGAACCGCTCGCGGACGTGGCCGACGTGCCGACGGACGCGTTCGTCGCGCCGAACCACGAGTCGTGTGAGTTCTGCGCGCGGCGCTGGGACGTCCAGCAGCGCGCGCTCGCCGAGGCACAGGACCTGTTCCGGGGCCACGACGTGAAACGCGTCCCCCTGCTCGCCGAGGAAGTGCGGGGCGAGCGCCCGCTCCGCGTGGTCGCCGCTTGCCTCGACTAG
- a CDS encoding SDR family oxidoreductase has protein sequence MEKVALVTGCSSGIGAATARSLLAEEWTVVATARDTEDIAGLAEAGCETAELDVTKPAQCRNVVDETVAEHGRLDCLVNNAGYAQLGPLEDIPTRDLHRQFDVNVYGPHRLIRAALPHMREREDGTIVNVSSVSGRVATPGMGAYNGSKFAIEGMSDALRGEVSEYGIDVAVVEPGPVDTSFQERADDEFDDLDKSGAYERIYEFFSDASAVNGLGAVSPERVAEVITEAAVSPDPAPRYPVARAGRFGVLARFLPDRWLDAGYRFALKFAR, from the coding sequence ATGGAGAAAGTCGCACTCGTCACGGGGTGTTCGTCGGGCATCGGCGCCGCGACGGCGCGTTCGCTGCTCGCCGAGGAGTGGACGGTGGTCGCGACGGCCCGGGACACCGAGGACATCGCGGGGCTCGCGGAGGCGGGCTGTGAGACCGCCGAACTCGACGTGACGAAGCCGGCGCAGTGCCGGAACGTCGTGGACGAGACGGTCGCAGAACACGGGCGCCTCGACTGCTTGGTGAACAACGCGGGGTACGCCCAACTCGGGCCGCTGGAGGATATTCCGACCCGCGACCTCCACCGGCAGTTCGACGTGAACGTCTACGGCCCCCACCGCCTGATTCGCGCCGCCCTCCCCCACATGCGGGAGCGCGAGGACGGCACCATCGTGAACGTCTCCAGCGTCTCCGGGCGCGTCGCGACGCCGGGGATGGGCGCGTACAACGGCTCGAAGTTCGCCATCGAGGGGATGAGCGACGCGCTCCGCGGCGAAGTCTCGGAGTACGGCATCGACGTGGCGGTCGTGGAGCCCGGCCCGGTCGACACGTCGTTCCAGGAGCGCGCGGACGACGAGTTCGACGACCTCGACAAGAGCGGTGCGTACGAGCGCATCTACGAGTTCTTCTCGGACGCGAGCGCAGTCAACGGCCTCGGCGCGGTGTCTCCGGAGCGCGTCGCCGAAGTCATCACGGAGGCCGCGGTCAGCCCCGACCCGGCGCCCCGCTACCCGGTGGCGCGCGCCGGCCGATTCGGTGTACTCGCGCGATTCCTGCCGGACCGCTGGCTGGACGCCGGCTACCGGTTCGCGCTGAAGTTCGCGCGCTGA
- a CDS encoding endonuclease V yields the protein MEVVRPEFLPDPGRSREEMEALQREIAGVASFADDLGFDPSDAALDATPDEQTGLDAADAPVIVGVDQAFRDDESVSAAVAIRDGAVVESAEGRAPLEIPYIPGLLAFREGGAIVDALESLSVAPDALVLDGSGRIHFRQAGIATHVGVLFDVPAVGVAKNLLCGTPREPLADPLPAGTRVPIDADDSMDAPAGTVVGYAFQSRQYPNPEKRHVNPLYVSSGHRASAETAVDLVAATCAGYKLPEPTRLADAYADELK from the coding sequence ATGGAGGTCGTCCGCCCCGAGTTCCTCCCCGACCCCGGACGCTCCCGCGAGGAGATGGAAGCCCTCCAGCGCGAGATAGCCGGCGTCGCCTCGTTCGCCGACGACCTCGGTTTCGACCCGAGCGACGCCGCCCTCGACGCGACGCCCGACGAGCAGACCGGCCTCGACGCCGCGGACGCGCCCGTCATCGTCGGCGTCGACCAGGCGTTCCGCGACGACGAGTCCGTGAGCGCCGCGGTCGCCATCCGCGACGGTGCCGTCGTCGAAAGCGCCGAAGGTCGCGCACCGCTCGAAATCCCGTACATCCCCGGCTTGCTCGCGTTCCGCGAGGGCGGTGCCATCGTGGACGCGCTCGAATCCCTGTCGGTCGCCCCGGACGCGCTCGTCTTGGACGGGAGCGGCCGAATCCACTTTCGGCAGGCCGGCATCGCCACGCACGTCGGCGTCCTCTTCGACGTGCCCGCGGTCGGCGTCGCGAAGAACCTCCTCTGCGGGACGCCCCGCGAACCGCTCGCCGACCCGCTCCCCGCGGGCACCCGAGTCCCCATCGACGCCGACGACTCGATGGACGCGCCCGCCGGTACGGTCGTCGGGTACGCCTTCCAGTCCCGCCAGTACCCGAACCCAGAGAAACGCCACGTCAACCCGCTCTACGTGAGTTCCGGCCACCGCGCGAGCGCCGAGACCGCCGTCGACCTCGTGGCGGCGACCTGCGCGGGCTACAAACTCCCGGAGCCGACGCGCCTCGCCGACGCGTACGCGGACGAACTGAAGTGA